The Litchfieldia alkalitelluris genome has a window encoding:
- a CDS encoding M20/M25/M40 family metallo-hydrolase — MTHQLDQYRGFTSSILEESIEKLKTYLSFPTISAQNTAILETVEFVVSMIDELGGTTQVLDDLGGNPVIYGHFAAGDKGDSSKTLLFYNHYDVQPPEPLDEWHTEPFNPTVIDGTLYARGASDNKGDLVARLTAIKVLQETEGGLPCNIKFMIEGEEEIGSPNLPPYLEKYKDLFNADACIWEFGGKDEKERISMVAGIKGMAYLELSCVGADIDMHSSVGAYVDNAAWRLVQALASMKNKENEILVEGFFDGIIPPTEEEIEAVKNLPFNEDAVAELYGLKRPLITASRGRDPREAMVFEPTMTICGIESGYTGPGAKTVLPKKATAKVDCRLVPGQDPDHILACVQKHLLTQGFSDVEVSMINGQKAYRSDYSHPFVHLVQETAREVYQSEVVLAPNSAGTGPMFIFGEYLGLPIVSTGVGWVGSKAHAPNESIRLKDFEQGVVHMAFMLASLPKALSVTA; from the coding sequence ATGACTCACCAATTGGATCAATATCGCGGCTTCACTAGTAGCATTTTGGAAGAATCGATTGAAAAACTAAAGACATATTTAAGCTTCCCTACGATTTCTGCCCAAAATACCGCCATTTTAGAAACAGTCGAATTTGTTGTAAGTATGATTGATGAGTTGGGTGGGACAACTCAAGTATTAGATGACTTAGGAGGAAATCCTGTTATTTATGGACACTTTGCGGCTGGAGATAAGGGTGATTCCTCAAAGACATTACTTTTCTATAATCATTATGATGTACAGCCTCCTGAACCACTAGATGAGTGGCATACAGAACCTTTTAATCCTACCGTTATTGATGGAACTTTATATGCAAGAGGCGCTTCTGATAATAAAGGTGACTTAGTGGCTCGACTTACTGCGATTAAAGTTTTACAAGAAACTGAAGGTGGTCTACCTTGTAATATAAAATTCATGATCGAAGGTGAAGAGGAGATTGGAAGTCCAAATCTTCCTCCATATCTCGAAAAATATAAAGATCTTTTTAATGCCGATGCTTGTATCTGGGAATTTGGTGGCAAGGATGAAAAAGAGAGAATCAGTATGGTGGCAGGGATCAAGGGAATGGCTTACCTTGAGCTAAGCTGTGTTGGCGCAGATATTGATATGCATTCTTCAGTCGGGGCTTATGTCGATAATGCAGCATGGAGACTTGTTCAAGCCCTTGCATCCATGAAAAATAAAGAAAATGAAATTTTAGTAGAAGGATTTTTTGATGGGATTATCCCACCAACTGAGGAAGAAATCGAGGCCGTAAAGAATCTTCCATTTAATGAAGATGCTGTAGCGGAACTATATGGTTTAAAGCGTCCATTAATAACCGCATCAAGGGGGAGGGACCCAAGAGAGGCAATGGTTTTTGAACCAACAATGACGATTTGTGGGATTGAGAGTGGATATACAGGACCAGGCGCAAAAACGGTTTTACCAAAAAAAGCAACAGCTAAGGTAGATTGCCGACTTGTTCCAGGTCAAGATCCAGACCATATTTTAGCATGTGTGCAAAAGCATTTACTAACGCAAGGGTTTAGCGATGTGGAGGTTTCGATGATTAATGGGCAGAAGGCTTATCGTTCCGATTATAGCCATCCCTTCGTTCATCTCGTTCAGGAGACAGCGAGAGAAGTCTATCAATCAGAGGTTGTACTAGCACCTAACTCAGCTGGCACAGGCCCTATGTTCATCTTTGGTGAATACCTTGGGCTTCCAATTGTTAGCACAGGTGTAGGTTGGGTTGGTTCCAAAGCCCATGCCCCTAATGAGTCGATAAGGTTAAAGGATTTTGAGCAAGGTGTTGTTCATATGGCATTTATGCTAGCTAGTTTACCGAAAGCACTTAGTGTTACCGCGTAA
- the pepF gene encoding oligoendopeptidase F, whose product MPELMKKTLTRAEIPVSQTWNLTDLFETDEDWENELVAVQNDLQTVTQYKGRLNEGAKTLLSCLIARDELSERVTRVMTYAHLRQAADGTDPINQANSARVASMLSNVSASTSFIDSEILELSDETLNSYIQDEQDLKEFSKTLTDLIETKPHKLSPETEEVLAAFGEVLDAPYMIYQRSKTSDMEFSSFTTEDGEEHPLTFNSFPKYEDSADTDLRRKAYAAFINGLKKYKNTYAATYATEVNKQVTEARLRKFDSVTDMLLADQQVTKEMYHNQLDTIQTELAPHMRRLAKLKQRVLGLEKMHYSDLKAPLDPEFNPQVTYEEASKLILDSLQVMGPEYMKIMEEGLSNRWVDLADNVGKSSGAFCSSPYGVHPYILMTWNDSMRNAFTLAHELGHAGHFALAGRYQRISNTRPSRYFVEAPSTMNEMLLSQHILAQSNDDRMRRWVILQSLGTYYHNFVTHVLEGELQRRVYELADQGKPITAKILCEQKIELLSNFWGDEVEMDEGAGLTWMRQPHYYMGLYPYTYSAGLTASTAAAQMINEEGQPAVDRWLSVLKAGGTLKPLELMKVANVDMSTPEPIKKAVAYVGSLVDELEKSF is encoded by the coding sequence ATGCCAGAACTTATGAAGAAAACGTTAACTCGTGCTGAGATTCCAGTTTCACAAACGTGGAATTTGACGGATTTATTTGAAACAGATGAGGATTGGGAAAACGAATTAGTTGCCGTACAGAATGATCTGCAAACAGTAACACAATATAAAGGTCGATTAAACGAAGGTGCAAAAACGTTATTATCTTGTTTAATTGCTAGGGATGAATTAAGTGAAAGAGTTACACGAGTGATGACATATGCACATCTACGCCAAGCAGCAGATGGGACGGACCCAATAAACCAAGCCAATTCGGCTCGTGTTGCTTCAATGTTATCAAATGTGAGTGCAAGCACATCTTTTATTGATTCTGAAATTCTGGAGCTATCCGATGAAACACTCAACTCATATATACAAGATGAACAAGATCTAAAAGAATTCTCTAAAACATTAACAGACCTTATTGAAACAAAACCACATAAGCTTTCTCCTGAAACTGAAGAGGTGTTAGCTGCCTTTGGTGAAGTGCTTGATGCTCCTTATATGATTTATCAGAGAAGTAAAACATCTGATATGGAGTTTTCTTCTTTTACGACAGAAGATGGAGAAGAGCACCCATTAACTTTTAACTCGTTTCCAAAATATGAGGATTCAGCTGATACGGATCTTCGACGAAAAGCATATGCAGCCTTTATCAATGGGTTAAAAAAATATAAAAATACATATGCTGCGACATATGCAACAGAAGTAAATAAACAGGTTACAGAGGCGAGACTACGTAAATTTGATTCGGTAACAGATATGCTTCTTGCAGATCAACAAGTGACGAAGGAAATGTATCACAATCAATTAGATACGATTCAAACAGAATTAGCTCCACATATGCGTCGCTTAGCTAAGCTAAAGCAACGAGTGTTAGGATTAGAAAAGATGCATTATAGTGATTTGAAGGCTCCACTTGATCCTGAATTTAATCCACAAGTTACTTATGAGGAAGCCTCAAAGCTCATTCTTGATTCATTACAAGTCATGGGCCCGGAATATATGAAAATCATGGAGGAAGGCTTGAGTAACCGTTGGGTGGATTTAGCTGACAATGTGGGTAAATCATCTGGTGCATTCTGTTCAAGTCCTTACGGAGTACATCCATACATACTAATGACGTGGAATGACTCAATGAGAAATGCTTTCACACTTGCACATGAATTAGGCCATGCTGGGCACTTTGCGTTGGCTGGTCGTTATCAGCGTATTTCTAATACACGTCCATCTCGATACTTTGTTGAAGCACCTTCAACCATGAATGAGATGTTGCTAAGTCAACATATCTTGGCACAATCAAATGATGACCGGATGCGTCGATGGGTCATTCTTCAATCACTAGGTACGTATTACCATAATTTTGTTACACATGTACTTGAAGGTGAGCTTCAACGTCGAGTATATGAATTAGCAGACCAAGGTAAACCGATTACAGCTAAAATCCTTTGTGAACAAAAAATCGAGTTGCTTTCAAATTTCTGGGGAGATGAAGTGGAAATGGATGAAGGTGCTGGATTAACGTGGATGCGTCAGCCGCACTATTATATGGGGTTATATCCATATACTTATTCTGCTGGATTAACAGCTTCAACAGCTGCAGCTCAAATGATTAATGAAGAGGGACAGCCTGCAGTTGATCGCTGGCTATCTGTATTAAAAGCAGGTGGAACACTAAAACCACTTGAATTGATGAAGGTTGCAAATGTGGATATGTCAACTCCAGAGCCAATTAAGAAGGCTGTTGCCTATGTTGGATCATTAGTGGATGAGTTGGAAAAAAGCTTCTAA
- a CDS encoding LysM peptidoglycan-binding domain-containing protein: MKKRKASKFLAPAVAAGMLFGATGFSANAATDTVESGETLWDIAQEHILNVNELVDLNSNLDPRAIPVGTEVELPGEDTVTHVVQPGNTLWGIAQVYDGVSVDHLYDLNEGVDPYTLTIGSELTVVDYDNSTNNSDVIYHTVQPGNTFYEIASVYDGVSVDDIAEANPTLDPQALIIGSQVAIPLN, translated from the coding sequence ATGAAAAAAAGAAAAGCTTCGAAATTTTTGGCACCCGCTGTAGCAGCTGGAATGTTGTTTGGGGCAACTGGTTTTTCAGCTAATGCCGCCACTGATACGGTAGAATCAGGTGAAACACTTTGGGACATTGCTCAGGAACATATCCTTAATGTAAATGAGTTAGTTGATCTTAATAGTAATCTAGATCCAAGAGCCATACCAGTCGGGACGGAAGTTGAGCTTCCAGGTGAAGATACGGTCACACATGTAGTTCAGCCAGGAAACACGTTATGGGGAATTGCTCAAGTATATGATGGGGTATCTGTTGATCATTTATATGATTTAAATGAGGGAGTCGATCCGTATACCTTAACAATTGGCTCTGAACTTACAGTTGTTGATTATGATAATTCCACTAACAATTCTGATGTAATTTATCATACCGTTCAACCTGGAAATACATTTTATGAGATTGCTAGTGTCTATGATGGGGTTTCAGTAGACGATATTGCTGAAGCAAATCCAACTCTAGATCCTCAAGCATTAATTATTGGTTCTCAAGTTGCTATTCCATTAAATTAA
- a CDS encoding DUF3889 domain-containing protein — MYQNYYSQGNPNYNGYYPYYQYSYDSYYRGYPYYETRQQPVRGQATWTEGGQVTQCGIPWSHNEFMTAAVGAETPYQCGQTLRVRNLSSPVPKDILVEVVDKVPDFPANKINLHRKAFLALGANPSVGVINVEITPSPEVKQEEWGRYLLAVAQSAYPGYNVTNYTYVGRKELAPTQIQQTYNFVLKSPQEEIRVQGNVIYNPNTNRVISFDLKEV, encoded by the coding sequence ATGTATCAAAACTATTATTCTCAAGGTAACCCAAATTACAATGGTTATTATCCGTATTATCAGTATTCATATGATAGCTATTACAGGGGATATCCTTACTATGAAACTCGACAACAACCCGTAAGAGGACAGGCGACATGGACAGAAGGGGGGCAGGTAACACAATGTGGAATCCCTTGGTCTCATAATGAATTTATGACTGCTGCGGTGGGGGCTGAAACACCATATCAATGCGGTCAAACTCTTAGAGTAAGGAATCTATCATCGCCTGTTCCAAAGGACATTCTTGTAGAAGTTGTTGACAAGGTGCCGGACTTTCCTGCGAATAAAATAAATCTGCACCGAAAAGCTTTTTTAGCTTTAGGGGCAAATCCTAGTGTCGGTGTTATAAATGTGGAAATTACTCCATCACCGGAAGTGAAGCAGGAGGAGTGGGGCCGATATTTATTAGCTGTTGCTCAATCTGCCTACCCAGGATACAATGTGACGAATTACACATATGTGGGAAGAAAAGAACTTGCACCAACACAAATACAACAAACATATAATTTTGTCTTAAAATCTCCACAAGAAGAAATAAGAGTGCAAGGAAATGTGATTTATAATCCAAACACAAACCGTGTGATTTCTTTTGATTTGAAAGAGGTTTAA
- a CDS encoding BsuPI-related putative proteinase inhibitor → MKNYYVFVVLVLLLTGCGSQNQKVDIVDQVDISNGGIVAGEVESSIIEKTPHIYEYRLKNQTEQMVEFKFNTSQRFDYTVQTKDAKGIFRLSDSNSYKSEITTETIKQGEELIYEINLTELDLKSGEYLLSVWMTTDVGEEYKIVIDIII, encoded by the coding sequence TTGAAGAATTATTATGTATTTGTAGTATTAGTCTTATTGTTAACAGGCTGTGGTTCACAAAATCAAAAAGTAGACATTGTCGATCAAGTTGACATATCTAACGGAGGTATTGTAGCTGGAGAAGTCGAGTCAAGTATTATTGAGAAAACACCACACATCTATGAATACCGTTTGAAAAACCAAACTGAACAAATGGTAGAATTCAAATTTAATACCTCACAGCGATTTGATTATACTGTTCAGACGAAGGATGCTAAGGGAATTTTTAGGTTATCTGATTCGAATTCATATAAATCAGAAATAACCACTGAAACGATCAAACAGGGAGAAGAGCTTATCTATGAAATTAATCTTACTGAGCTCGATCTGAAAAGTGGAGAATATCTACTATCTGTATGGATGACAACAGACGTTGGTGAAGAATATAAGATAGTGATAGATATTATTATCTAA
- a CDS encoding Rossmann-fold NAD(P)-binding domain-containing protein, with product MNSALILGGTQFVGKRLVQILIENGVKVSIATRGMTSDSFGVSVDRIIIDRENIFSMERGFDNRSWDVVFDQTCYSSEEAFNSIRVLEGKISKYIFTSSQAVYEFGTNHVEEDFNPFTFRPDLKNRQEYSGYIGYQEAKRSAEEVLFQQASIPVVAVRFPIIVGRDDFTKRLKMHVDWVKENNPIMIEHPDLRYGFIDSHEAATFLYQIAESDYQGPINPGSEGDISLRELI from the coding sequence TTGAATTCAGCGTTAATTCTTGGAGGAACACAGTTTGTTGGGAAGCGGTTAGTTCAGATCCTTATCGAAAACGGTGTTAAAGTGTCCATTGCAACACGGGGAATGACATCTGATTCATTTGGAGTTTCGGTTGATCGGATAATTATTGATCGTGAGAATATATTTTCAATGGAGCGGGGATTTGATAATCGAAGCTGGGACGTTGTATTTGACCAAACTTGCTATTCTTCTGAGGAAGCATTTAATAGTATAAGAGTTCTTGAAGGGAAGATTTCGAAATATATTTTTACTTCTAGCCAAGCTGTTTATGAGTTTGGCACGAATCATGTGGAGGAAGATTTTAATCCCTTTACCTTTCGACCCGATCTGAAGAATAGACAAGAGTATAGTGGTTACATAGGTTATCAGGAAGCTAAAAGGTCAGCCGAAGAAGTTTTGTTTCAACAAGCATCCATTCCAGTAGTGGCTGTGCGATTCCCAATTATTGTCGGAAGAGATGACTTCACAAAACGATTAAAAATGCATGTAGATTGGGTGAAGGAAAATAACCCGATAATGATTGAACACCCAGATTTAAGATATGGTTTTATCGATTCACATGAAGCTGCAACATTTTTATATCAGATAGCTGAATCAGATTACCAAGGCCCAATAAACCCCGGATCAGAGGGGGATATTAGTTTAAGAGAGTTAATTTAA